CAGCCCCGTGCCGATGCCCGGTTCACCCGGCACCGCCACCCCGACGCCGTACCCGCAGATCACCCCGACCAGCGTGCCCAAGGCCGGTTCCGGCAGTGGCGGGCCACCGCTGTTGCCGCCGATCGAAATGCCCAACCCACCCAAAGACCAGACCTTGCCGGGCCTTGAGCCGAGTACAACGAAAATCAAAACGCCGGGCGGGTAAGGTGTCCTGTCTCACAAATACTGTTCTTTTTTGACGGCGTCTGTTGCCGCCGGGCTGCGTTGCTGCTCCTCGCCATAGCGGGCTATGACTCGTCGCGGCGCCTTGCCTGACGACAACAGCCACTCGTCAAAAGAAGAACGTATTTGTGAGGCAGGACACTAAATCTGCTGCGAGAGCAGTTGTCCATCGGCCATGCGCAAGCGTTTGGAAAGGGAAACGGCGAGGGCGCGGATGATTTTGGCGGCGATTTTCGGCGCGTCGTTGAGCATCTTTTCCAGGGAGTCCTTGCCCAGGTTGAGCAACTGGCAATTGCTCGCGGCCACGCAACTGGCTGAGCGTCTTTCGCCATCGAGCACGGCCATTTCGCCGAACGCCCGACCGCTGCGCAAGGTGGCCATGGTCACCCGCTGCCCGTCGCTGTTGGTCTTCTGCACCGCGACCTGGCCGGTATGGATGATGCACATGAAACTGCCGGCATCGCCCTCATGGAAAATCTCTTCACCTTCGGCGATGGTGCTGATGCTGAAGTAACCCGAAGCCGCCACGAAATCTGCCGGCAACAGTTGATCGAACAGGCCGCAGTCCATCAGCCAGTCGCGAATTTCTTTGTTCAATAAGGTCGGTTCTGACATGTCGTCACGGTCTTTTTTTTGTGTCTGTGTCTGTTCCGGGCCTTCCGTCACCCATCATTCCCTGTGGGAGCGGGCTTGCCCGCGATGACGATGTCACAGCCAATGTTGATATTGAATGTGATGGCCTCATCGCGGGCAAGCCCGCTCCCACAGGGGATGTGTTGTCTCGGGGCCCGGTGTCTGGTGTTAAGACCTGCACGCCGGGCCAAGTTCCTCAGGCGATGCCCAAAACCTTGAAAACAAATGCGTATTCGAGGGCTAC
The Pseudomonas lini DNA segment above includes these coding regions:
- a CDS encoding cyclic nucleotide-binding domain-containing protein, with translation MSEPTLLNKEIRDWLMDCGLFDQLLPADFVAASGYFSISTIAEGEEIFHEGDAGSFMCIIHTGQVAVQKTNSDGQRVTMATLRSGRAFGEMAVLDGERRSASCVAASNCQLLNLGKDSLEKMLNDAPKIAAKIIRALAVSLSKRLRMADGQLLSQQI